One region of Mangifera indica cultivar Alphonso chromosome 3, CATAS_Mindica_2.1, whole genome shotgun sequence genomic DNA includes:
- the LOC123212068 gene encoding beta-amylase 1, chloroplastic-like, with protein sequence MALNMTNQIGALAGPSISLEGGAVSGESTNAVNASAVWKTIATNLCCKISKPEMIDSVSPPISPCRSPVMSNMRADLSVVCRAYAPESTATTMSDTDRDYAELYNQGGGAKDKGKGVPVFVMMPLDSVTMSNGVNRRKAMDASLRALKSAGVEGIMMDVWWGLVERDQPGQYNWGGYNELMEMAKRHGLKVQAVMSFHQCGGNVGDSVTIPLPNWVREEMDKDQDLAYTDQWGRRNYEYVSLGCDTAPVLKGRTPIQCYADFMRAFRDHFNQYLVDTIVEIQVGMGPAGELRYPSYPELNGTWKFPGIGAFQCYDKYMLSSLKAAAESAGKPEWGSTGPTDAGHYNNWPEETPFFRKEGGGWNSEYGEYFLSWYSRILIEHGERILLSAKSIFDSTGVKISVKIAGIHWHYGTRSHAPELTAGYYNTRFHDGYLPIAHMLGRHGAIFNFTCIEMRDHEQPQDALCAPEKLVRQVALATQAADVPLAGENALPRYDEYAHEQILQASSLNMDGSSEADRQMCAFTYLRMSPHLFQPDNWRQFVAFVKKMNEGKDIYRCREEVEREAEHFVHMTQPLVQEAAVALMH encoded by the exons ATGGCTTTAAACATGACAAACCAAATCGGAGCATTAGCCGGGCCTTCGATTTCGTTGGAAGGAGGCGCCGTCTCTGGCGAGTCAACCAACGCGGTGAATGCGTCGGCGGTTTGGAAAACAATTGCCACAAACTTATgttgtaaaatttcaaaaccagAGATGATCGACTCGGTATCACCGCCTATAAGTCCGTGCCGGTCACCGGTAATGAGCAACATGCGCGCAGATCTCTCAGTGGTGTGCCGCGCATACGCGCCCGAATCGACGGCGACGACGATGTCGGATACAGATAGGGACTACGCTGAGCTTTATAATCAGGGAGGCGGTGCGAAGGATAAAGGGAAGGGAGTACCGGTGTTCGTGATGATGCCGTTGGACAGCGTGACGATGTCTAACGGCGTGAACAGACGGAAGGCGATGGATGCTAGCTTGAGGGCGTTGAAGAGCGCGGGAGTGGAGGGAATAATGATGGACGTGTGGTGGGGCCTGGTAGAGAGAGACCAGCCGGGCCAGTACAATTGGGGTGGATACAATGAATTGATGGAAATGGCTAAACGGCATGGACTCAAGGTTCAAGCTGTGATGTCGTTTCATCAATGTGGCGGTAACGTGGGTGACTCTGTCAC CATCCCATTACCCAACTGGGTTAGGGAAGAGATGGACAAAGATCAAGACCTTGCATATACTGATCAGTGGGGAAGAAGGAATTATGAATATGTTTCGCTTGGCTGTGATACCGCTCCAGTCCTCAAGGGTCGAACACCTATTCAATGTTATGCTGATTTCATGCGAGCTTTCCGAGaccattttaatcaatatcttGTCGACACCATTGTG GAAATCCAAGTGGGAATGGGACCAGCAGGTGAGCTTCGTTACCCTTCATATCCTGAGCTGAATGGAACATGGAAATTCCCAGGAATTGGAGCCTTCCAATGTTATGACAAG TATATGCTCAGTAGCTTAAAAGCAGCCGCTGAATCTGCGGGTAAGCCAGAATGGGGTAGCACAGGCCCTACCGATGCCGGACACTACAACAACTGGCCTGAAGAGACCCCTTTTTTCCGGAAAGAAGGTGGTGGTTGGAATAGTGAGTACGGTGAATATTTCCTCAGTTGGTACTCACGGATCCTCATTGAACATGGCGAAAGAATTCTCTTGTCTGCCAAGTCAATCTTTGATAGTACAGGCGTAAAGATTTCGGTGAAGATTGCAGGAATCCACTGGCACTATGGAACCAGGTCCCATGCCCCTGAACTCACAGCTGGATATTACAACACACGATTCCATGATGGTTACCTTCCTATTGCCCATATGCTGGGACGCCATGGTGCCATATTCAACTTCACTTGCATTGAAATGCGTGATCACGAGCAACCACAAGATGCCCTTTGTGCACCTGAGAAGCTTGTCAGGCAAGTGGCTTTAGCAACTCAAGCAGCAGATGTTCCACTTGCTGGAGAAAATGCATTGCCACGTTATGACGAATATGCTCATGAACAAATCTTGCAAGCATCATCCTTGAACATGGATGGCAGCTCAGAAGCTGATAGACAGATGTGTGCATTCACATATTTAAGGATGAGTCCCCACTTGTTTCAACCCGATAACTGGAGGCAGTTTGTGGCATTTGTTAAGAAAATGAATGAGGGGAAAGATATTTACCGGTGCCGGGAAGAGGTGGAACGGGAAGCCGAGCATTTTGTGCATATGACTCAGCCTTTGGTCCAGGAGGCAGCCGTCGCTCTTATGCATTAA
- the LOC123211209 gene encoding uncharacterized protein LOC123211209 isoform X1, which produces MRTSIWTDDPNAPSTSSLQSPFPSQAAPNISNSRVTCAVDPELNVFKLLSQREVCPQTKRLSKRRWKEASKQCSSSLASRFEKKQDARRGLISWVESESLQRLSANYCALLPPPRSTIAAAFSPDGKTLASTHGDHTVKIIDCQTGRCLRVLRGHRRTPWVVRFHPINPAILASGSLDHEVRLWDANTAECIGSRDFYRPIASIAFHAHGEHLAVASGHKLYIWHYNRRGETSSPKVVLKTRRSLRAVHFHPHGAPFLLTAEVNDLDPSDSPMTLATCPGYLCYPPPAVYMADACFSGRPTLADEPPLMTLPFLLWPSFARDYERISLQHTDGDVGASRTQERVDSSTSVRLLTFSTPSGQYELVLSPIEPNNSSSIPEEAVTDTLVNEMVNAVPETAVDTVEMQPEGRSNHMFPLGDPTYWELPLLQSWLFGHSQAAQHITGPLNGSAHDNFAASGDMENLPTSSVISNDAGQTRVSVRSGSGHQSSRSCITSGTGTGSVSGSGERTASVNIPHSESGAQPVVSRFQSDFSTSLASAAAAELPCTVKLRIWPHDIKDPCAHLEGERCCLTIPHAVLCSEMGAHFSPCGRYLAACVACVLPHLEADPGLQSQVHHGVSGTGTSPTRHPISAHQVLYELRIYSLEEATFGLVLASRAIRAAHCLTSIQFSPTSEHLLLAYGRRHSSLLKSVVIDGEATIPIYTILEVYRISDMKLVRVLPSAEDEVNVACFHPSVGGGLVYGTKEGKLRILQCDGSYGMNYTVSSLFDENTLQVPTYALEC; this is translated from the exons ATGAGGACCTCGATATGGACAGACGATCCAAACGCGCCATCAACTTCAAGCTTGCAATCACCCTTTCCTTCTCAAGCTGCTCCAAACATCTCCAATTCCCGTGTGACGTGCGCTGTTGATCCCGAGCt CAATGTGTTTAAACTATTGTCACAAAGAGAGGTTTGTCCTCAAACAAAGCGTTTGTCTAAAAGACGATGGAAAGAAGCTTCAAAGCAGTGTTCTAGTTCGTTGGCATCAAGATTTGAGAAGAAGCAAGATGCAAGACGAGGTCTTATCTCATG GGTAGAGTCAGAATCATTGCAGCGCTTATCAGCAAATTATTGTGCATTGTTGCCTCCCCCAAGGTCAACTATTGCAGCGGCATTCAGCCCTGATGGAAAGACTCTGGCTTCTACACA TGGGGACCATACAGTAAAGATTATTGATTGCCAAACTGGAAGATGCTTAAGAGTGTTGCGTGGTCACCGGAGGACACCCTGGGTG GTTCGGTTTCATCCAATAAATCCTGCAATACTTGCAAGTGGAAGTTTGGATCATGAAGTCCGGTTGTGGGATGCAAATACTGCAGAGTGTATAGGATCACGTGACTTTT ACCGTCCTATTGCTTCTATAGCTTTTCATGCCCATGGGGAGCATCTTGCTGTAGCGTCTGGTCACAAG CTATATATATGGCACTATAACAGAAGAGGGGAGACATCTTCACCAAAAGTTGTGCTGAAGACACGCCGTTCACTGCGGGCTGTGCACTTTCACCCTCATGGTGCTCCATTTCTGTTAACGGCTGAG GTAAATGACCTAGACCCATCAGACTCGCCAATGACGCTGGCAACCTGTCCAGGTTATTTGTGCTATCCTCCACCTGCTGTATATATGGCTGATGCTTGTTTTAGTGGTCGTCCTACCTTGGCCGATGAACCACCTCTCATGACTTTACCCTTCTTGCTTTGGCCTTCATTTGCTAGAGACTATGAGAGAATATCTTTGCAACATACTGATGGAGATGTTGGTGCAAGTCGTACACAAGAGAGAGTGGATTCTTCTACTTCAGTGCGCCTTTTGACTTTTTCAACTCCTTCAGGGCAGTATGAACTTGTGTTGTCTCCTATTGAACCTAATAACTCATCTTCCATTCCAGAAGAAGCAGTGACAGATACTTTGGTGAATGAAATGGTTAATGCAGTTCCTGAAACTGCTGTGGATACTGTGGAAATGCAGCCTGAAGGAAGAAGTAATCATATGTTCCCTTTGGGTGATCCAACATATTGGGAGCTTCCTTTATTGCAAAGTTGGTTATTTGGACACAGCCAAGCAGCACAGCACATAACTGGACCACTTAATGGTTCTGCTCATGATAACTTTGCAGCATCTGGTGACATGGAAAATCTACCAACTTCCTCAGTAATATCAAACGATGCTGGTCAAACCAGGGTCAGTGTAAGATCTGGTTCAGGACATCAATCTTCACGTTCCTGCATAACATCTGGAACTGGAACTGGATCTGTATCTGGATCTGGTGAAAGGACTGCTTCTGTTAACATCCCTCATAGTGAAAGTGGTGCACAACCTGTTGTTAGCAGATTTCAATCTGACTTCTCCACATCCCTGGCTTCAGCTGCTGCAGCTGAATTGCCTTGCACTGTGAAGCTAAGAATCTGGCCACATGATATAAAAGATCCGTGTGCTCATCTTGAAGGCGAACGCTGTTGCTTGACTATACCACATGCTGTACTTTGTAG CGAAATGGGTGCTCATTTTTCGCCCTGTGGAAGATATTTAGCAGCCTGTGTTGCATGTGTGTTGCCTCATTTAGAAGCTGATCCTGGATTACAAAGTCAAGTACACCATGGTGTCTCAGGGACTGGAACCTCCCCAACTCGACACCCAATTTCAGCTCACCAAGTTTTGTATGAGCTTCGGATATATTCCCTGGAGGAGGCAAC ATTTGGTTTGGTGCTTGCATCTCGGGCAATTAGAGCTGCTCATTGTTTAACTTCAATTCAG TTCTCACCCACATCAGAGCACTTATTGCTTGCCTACGGCCGTCGGCATAGTTCACTTCTAAAAAGtgttgtcattgatggagaggCAACAATTCCCATTTACACGATTCTAgag
- the LOC123211209 gene encoding uncharacterized protein LOC123211209 isoform X2 — translation MRTSIWTDDPNAPSTSSLQSPFPSQAAPNISNSRVTNVFKLLSQREVCPQTKRLSKRRWKEASKQCSSSLASRFEKKQDARRGLISWVESESLQRLSANYCALLPPPRSTIAAAFSPDGKTLASTHGDHTVKIIDCQTGRCLRVLRGHRRTPWVVRFHPINPAILASGSLDHEVRLWDANTAECIGSRDFYRPIASIAFHAHGEHLAVASGHKLYIWHYNRRGETSSPKVVLKTRRSLRAVHFHPHGAPFLLTAEVNDLDPSDSPMTLATCPGYLCYPPPAVYMADACFSGRPTLADEPPLMTLPFLLWPSFARDYERISLQHTDGDVGASRTQERVDSSTSVRLLTFSTPSGQYELVLSPIEPNNSSSIPEEAVTDTLVNEMVNAVPETAVDTVEMQPEGRSNHMFPLGDPTYWELPLLQSWLFGHSQAAQHITGPLNGSAHDNFAASGDMENLPTSSVISNDAGQTRVSVRSGSGHQSSRSCITSGTGTGSVSGSGERTASVNIPHSESGAQPVVSRFQSDFSTSLASAAAAELPCTVKLRIWPHDIKDPCAHLEGERCCLTIPHAVLCSEMGAHFSPCGRYLAACVACVLPHLEADPGLQSQVHHGVSGTGTSPTRHPISAHQVLYELRIYSLEEATFGLVLASRAIRAAHCLTSIQFSPTSEHLLLAYGRRHSSLLKSVVIDGEATIPIYTILEVYRISDMKLVRVLPSAEDEVNVACFHPSVGGGLVYGTKEGKLRILQCDGSYGMNYTVSSLFDENTLQVPTYALEC, via the exons ATGAGGACCTCGATATGGACAGACGATCCAAACGCGCCATCAACTTCAAGCTTGCAATCACCCTTTCCTTCTCAAGCTGCTCCAAACATCTCCAATTCCCGTGTGAC CAATGTGTTTAAACTATTGTCACAAAGAGAGGTTTGTCCTCAAACAAAGCGTTTGTCTAAAAGACGATGGAAAGAAGCTTCAAAGCAGTGTTCTAGTTCGTTGGCATCAAGATTTGAGAAGAAGCAAGATGCAAGACGAGGTCTTATCTCATG GGTAGAGTCAGAATCATTGCAGCGCTTATCAGCAAATTATTGTGCATTGTTGCCTCCCCCAAGGTCAACTATTGCAGCGGCATTCAGCCCTGATGGAAAGACTCTGGCTTCTACACA TGGGGACCATACAGTAAAGATTATTGATTGCCAAACTGGAAGATGCTTAAGAGTGTTGCGTGGTCACCGGAGGACACCCTGGGTG GTTCGGTTTCATCCAATAAATCCTGCAATACTTGCAAGTGGAAGTTTGGATCATGAAGTCCGGTTGTGGGATGCAAATACTGCAGAGTGTATAGGATCACGTGACTTTT ACCGTCCTATTGCTTCTATAGCTTTTCATGCCCATGGGGAGCATCTTGCTGTAGCGTCTGGTCACAAG CTATATATATGGCACTATAACAGAAGAGGGGAGACATCTTCACCAAAAGTTGTGCTGAAGACACGCCGTTCACTGCGGGCTGTGCACTTTCACCCTCATGGTGCTCCATTTCTGTTAACGGCTGAG GTAAATGACCTAGACCCATCAGACTCGCCAATGACGCTGGCAACCTGTCCAGGTTATTTGTGCTATCCTCCACCTGCTGTATATATGGCTGATGCTTGTTTTAGTGGTCGTCCTACCTTGGCCGATGAACCACCTCTCATGACTTTACCCTTCTTGCTTTGGCCTTCATTTGCTAGAGACTATGAGAGAATATCTTTGCAACATACTGATGGAGATGTTGGTGCAAGTCGTACACAAGAGAGAGTGGATTCTTCTACTTCAGTGCGCCTTTTGACTTTTTCAACTCCTTCAGGGCAGTATGAACTTGTGTTGTCTCCTATTGAACCTAATAACTCATCTTCCATTCCAGAAGAAGCAGTGACAGATACTTTGGTGAATGAAATGGTTAATGCAGTTCCTGAAACTGCTGTGGATACTGTGGAAATGCAGCCTGAAGGAAGAAGTAATCATATGTTCCCTTTGGGTGATCCAACATATTGGGAGCTTCCTTTATTGCAAAGTTGGTTATTTGGACACAGCCAAGCAGCACAGCACATAACTGGACCACTTAATGGTTCTGCTCATGATAACTTTGCAGCATCTGGTGACATGGAAAATCTACCAACTTCCTCAGTAATATCAAACGATGCTGGTCAAACCAGGGTCAGTGTAAGATCTGGTTCAGGACATCAATCTTCACGTTCCTGCATAACATCTGGAACTGGAACTGGATCTGTATCTGGATCTGGTGAAAGGACTGCTTCTGTTAACATCCCTCATAGTGAAAGTGGTGCACAACCTGTTGTTAGCAGATTTCAATCTGACTTCTCCACATCCCTGGCTTCAGCTGCTGCAGCTGAATTGCCTTGCACTGTGAAGCTAAGAATCTGGCCACATGATATAAAAGATCCGTGTGCTCATCTTGAAGGCGAACGCTGTTGCTTGACTATACCACATGCTGTACTTTGTAG CGAAATGGGTGCTCATTTTTCGCCCTGTGGAAGATATTTAGCAGCCTGTGTTGCATGTGTGTTGCCTCATTTAGAAGCTGATCCTGGATTACAAAGTCAAGTACACCATGGTGTCTCAGGGACTGGAACCTCCCCAACTCGACACCCAATTTCAGCTCACCAAGTTTTGTATGAGCTTCGGATATATTCCCTGGAGGAGGCAAC ATTTGGTTTGGTGCTTGCATCTCGGGCAATTAGAGCTGCTCATTGTTTAACTTCAATTCAG TTCTCACCCACATCAGAGCACTTATTGCTTGCCTACGGCCGTCGGCATAGTTCACTTCTAAAAAGtgttgtcattgatggagaggCAACAATTCCCATTTACACGATTCTAgag